The Phycisphaerae bacterium RAS1 genome includes a region encoding these proteins:
- the ravA_2 gene encoding ATPase RavA — MSVTHVEVQQVGALVRRHYEHFDRVLSELRRVIIGQENLLRKMLVGLLADGHMLLEGVPGLAKTTAVTTLARCMALSFKRLQFTPDLLPADILGTMVYQARDGSFELRKGPIFANIILADEINRAPAKVQSALLEVMQERNVTIGGETHAVPQPFLVLATQNPIEQEGTYPLPEAQVDRFMLKLLVDYPSQQEERQILDRMATTRGMPTVSGVLDPQQIVEARAVVDEIFMDDKIKDYIVSLVHATRRPEQFNLKIGDWIEYGASPRATIFLTLGARAMAFLAGRGYVTPQDVKDIAPDILRHRVIISYEAEAEEKTSDDVVRHVLDHVEVP, encoded by the coding sequence ATGTCCGTCACGCACGTTGAAGTTCAGCAGGTCGGCGCCCTGGTTCGGCGGCACTATGAGCATTTCGACCGCGTTCTGAGCGAGCTGCGGCGCGTCATCATCGGGCAGGAAAACCTGCTGCGTAAAATGCTGGTGGGACTGCTGGCCGACGGGCACATGCTTCTCGAAGGCGTCCCCGGCCTGGCCAAGACGACCGCCGTCACCACGCTCGCCCGCTGCATGGCCCTTTCGTTCAAGCGCCTGCAATTCACACCTGACCTGCTCCCGGCTGACATCCTCGGGACAATGGTCTACCAGGCCCGCGACGGCTCCTTCGAGCTGCGAAAAGGCCCGATCTTCGCCAACATCATCCTCGCCGACGAGATCAACCGCGCCCCCGCCAAGGTGCAAAGCGCCCTGCTGGAGGTCATGCAGGAGCGAAACGTCACCATCGGCGGCGAGACGCACGCGGTCCCGCAGCCGTTCCTGGTGCTCGCCACGCAGAACCCAATCGAGCAGGAAGGCACCTACCCGCTGCCCGAGGCGCAGGTCGACCGCTTCATGCTCAAGCTGCTGGTCGATTACCCGTCGCAGCAGGAAGAGCGCCAGATTCTCGACCGCATGGCCACCACGCGCGGTATGCCGACCGTCTCGGGCGTGCTCGACCCGCAGCAGATCGTCGAAGCCCGCGCCGTCGTCGATGAGATTTTCATGGACGACAAGATCAAGGATTACATCGTCTCACTCGTCCACGCCACCCGCCGCCCGGAGCAGTTCAACCTCAAGATCGGCGACTGGATCGAGTACGGCGCGTCGCCGCGCGCGACCATCTTCCTCACCCTCGGCGCCCGGGCGATGGCGTTTCTGGCCGGCCGCGGGTACGTCACGCCGCAGGACGTGAAGGACATCGCCCCCGACATCCTGCGCCACCGCGTCATCATCAGCTACGAGGCGGAGGCGGAAGAGAAGACCAGCGACGACGTCGTGCGGCACGTGCTGGATCACGTCGAGGTGCCGTAG
- the ada gene encoding Bifunctional transcriptional activator/DNA repair enzyme Ada, whose translation MNNAAKSSLEAHRWNAVRTRSLPAADPFVFAVRTTGVYCRPTCRSRLPRRENVRFFPTPLEAERAGYRPCKRCTPQLADASAPHRDAILRACRELDAAAAPPALRELAASAGLSPFHFQRVFKKLVGVSPKQYGAARRAERLRASLRRSVRQGQSVTGAICAADIACGSGAQRIAAESLGMSPGAFRAGGAGATIGYAIVSTDLGPLLVAATGKGVCSIEFGDSASALRALIREQYPSATLHEGGRRIAALARRAARLVASPTTDAAAHLTLPLDIQGTAFQRRVWRALQHVPTGKTTTYAALAKAVGAPRSVRAVAQACAANPVAVAVPCHRAIGADGALRGYRWGVERKARLLRRERSM comes from the coding sequence ATGAATAACGCCGCCAAGAGCAGCCTCGAAGCTCACCGCTGGAACGCCGTCCGTACGCGCAGCCTGCCGGCTGCGGATCCGTTCGTCTTCGCTGTCCGCACGACGGGCGTGTATTGCCGGCCGACGTGTCGCTCGCGCCTGCCGCGACGGGAAAACGTGCGATTCTTCCCGACGCCGCTGGAAGCCGAGCGAGCCGGCTATCGCCCCTGCAAGCGCTGCACGCCGCAGCTTGCGGATGCCTCGGCGCCGCACCGCGACGCCATCCTGCGGGCGTGCCGAGAGCTGGACGCCGCCGCGGCGCCGCCGGCGCTGAGGGAGCTGGCCGCGTCGGCCGGGCTGAGTCCGTTTCATTTCCAGCGCGTCTTCAAGAAGCTGGTCGGCGTATCCCCGAAACAGTACGGCGCTGCGCGGCGGGCAGAGCGACTTCGCGCGTCGCTGCGACGGTCGGTGCGGCAGGGACAATCCGTCACCGGCGCGATCTGCGCCGCCGATATCGCGTGTGGCAGCGGCGCGCAGCGGATCGCGGCTGAATCGCTCGGCATGTCGCCGGGCGCGTTTCGCGCGGGCGGCGCGGGCGCGACGATCGGATATGCGATCGTCTCGACCGATCTCGGGCCGCTGCTGGTCGCGGCGACCGGCAAGGGCGTCTGCTCGATCGAATTCGGCGACAGCGCGTCCGCGCTCCGCGCTTTGATCCGGGAGCAATATCCGAGCGCGACGCTTCACGAGGGCGGACGGCGCATCGCCGCGCTCGCGCGGCGGGCGGCGCGGCTGGTCGCGTCGCCGACGACGGACGCGGCTGCACACCTGACGCTGCCGCTCGATATTCAAGGGACGGCGTTCCAGCGTCGCGTGTGGCGGGCGCTGCAGCACGTGCCGACAGGGAAGACGACGACGTACGCGGCGCTAGCGAAAGCGGTCGGCGCGCCGCGGTCCGTTCGCGCGGTCGCACAGGCGTGCGCGGCGAATCCGGTCGCCGTGGCGGTGCCATGCCATCGGGCGATCGGGGCGGACGGCGCGCTGCGCGGATATCGCTGGGGCGTGGAGCGCAAGGCGCGGCTATTGAGACGTGAGCGCTCCATGTAG
- a CDS encoding Transposase IS200 like protein, translating to MPDYRRWREVGATYFFTLVTADRRPILNTDATVDLLRASMARVRAAHPFEIIAAVMLPDHLHMIWTLPPEDGDFSDRWRLIKSEFTRRFLRAGGAEALRSDSRLRNGERGVWQRRYWEHRIRDDADYQRHVEYIHFNPVKHGLALCPHAWRWSSFSHWVAARLYDEDWACACPRNGAPRPPFRVADVQAGE from the coding sequence ATGCCGGACTATCGCCGTTGGCGCGAAGTCGGCGCAACCTATTTCTTCACGCTCGTCACGGCCGATCGTCGGCCCATCCTCAACACGGACGCCACGGTCGACCTGCTTCGTGCGTCGATGGCGCGTGTCCGCGCCGCGCATCCGTTCGAGATCATCGCCGCTGTGATGCTGCCGGATCACCTTCATATGATCTGGACGCTCCCGCCGGAAGACGGCGACTTTTCTGATCGTTGGCGCCTGATCAAGTCCGAGTTTACTCGACGGTTCCTCCGCGCCGGCGGCGCTGAAGCGCTCCGTAGCGATTCGCGCCTTCGGAATGGCGAGCGCGGCGTCTGGCAACGGCGTTACTGGGAGCACCGCATCCGCGACGACGCGGACTATCAGCGCCACGTGGAATACATCCACTTCAACCCGGTCAAACACGGACTCGCGCTCTGTCCGCACGCCTGGCGCTGGTCGAGCTTCTCGCACTGGGTCGCCGCGCGTTTGTATGACGAGGATTGGGCATGCGCGTGCCCACGGAACGGCGCGCCGCGCCCGCCGTTTCGCGTCGCGGATGTCCAGGCAGGAGAGTAG
- a CDS encoding Type II/IV secretion system protein: protein MSSEPVPISQLKGRPLGRILIKMGKVTRAQVSEALELQKKQRGPLGQLLIEMGYVKEEDVNRALAAQVGMESISLGNIDIDKAVIDLIPAQMAHAYRIIPTEYDRETNTLGVALASPDNFQATDDLKTLMGFNVVARITTPDEMTEALNRYYPEEEGDSIGKLVADMRDDEDLTRFEGRGESIDLDELRQMAESNPVKKLVNLVLLQAIREKASDVHFEPFEDEFKMRYRIDGVLFEMVPPPKYVAMAISSRIKVMANLDIAERRLPQDGRIELLVESRPVDLRVSVLPTMFGESVVLRVLDRTQVNLDLEQIGLREDELSVVRQLINKPHGIIIVTGPTGSGKTTTLYSALRELNTADVKILTSEDPVEYDIDGLVQCQIRADIGLTFARCLRSFLRQDPDIILVGEIRDLETAQISIQSSLTGHLVFSTLHTNDAPSSIARLLDLGLEPFLVTATLEAVVAQRLVRKVCTNCKEEYTPTEQQLMELALTPEDVKGRTFFYGQGCEYCNNTGYRGRLAIFEMMIADDEIRELIMKHASTAVLRQEARKRGMRTLRESGLMAIYDGVTTIEEVVRETLAEELG, encoded by the coding sequence ATGAGTTCGGAGCCGGTACCAATCTCGCAGCTCAAGGGGCGTCCGCTGGGGCGCATCCTGATCAAGATGGGGAAGGTGACCCGCGCGCAGGTGTCTGAAGCGCTCGAGCTTCAGAAAAAGCAGCGCGGGCCGCTGGGGCAACTCCTGATCGAGATGGGCTACGTCAAGGAGGAGGACGTCAACCGCGCGCTGGCGGCGCAGGTCGGCATGGAGTCGATCTCGCTTGGAAATATCGACATTGACAAGGCCGTGATCGACCTGATCCCCGCCCAGATGGCGCACGCCTACCGCATCATCCCGACCGAATATGACCGCGAGACCAACACGCTCGGCGTGGCGCTGGCCAGCCCGGATAACTTCCAGGCGACCGATGACCTGAAAACGCTGATGGGCTTCAACGTCGTCGCCCGCATCACCACGCCGGACGAAATGACCGAGGCCCTCAACCGCTATTACCCGGAGGAAGAGGGCGATTCGATCGGCAAGCTCGTCGCCGACATGCGCGACGACGAGGACCTGACGCGTTTTGAAGGCCGCGGCGAGAGCATCGACCTGGACGAGCTGCGGCAGATGGCCGAGAGCAACCCGGTCAAGAAACTCGTGAACCTCGTGCTGCTTCAGGCGATTCGCGAGAAGGCGTCGGACGTTCACTTCGAGCCGTTCGAAGATGAATTCAAGATGCGTTATCGCATCGACGGCGTGCTTTTCGAAATGGTGCCGCCGCCCAAGTACGTGGCGATGGCGATCTCTTCGCGCATCAAGGTCATGGCCAATCTGGACATTGCCGAGCGCCGCCTGCCTCAGGACGGGCGCATCGAGCTGCTGGTAGAGAGCCGCCCGGTTGATCTGCGCGTCAGCGTCCTGCCGACGATGTTCGGCGAAAGCGTGGTGCTGCGCGTGCTGGACCGCACGCAGGTCAACCTCGACCTGGAACAGATCGGGCTGCGCGAGGACGAGCTGTCGGTCGTGCGCCAACTCATCAACAAGCCGCACGGCATCATCATCGTCACCGGCCCGACCGGCTCGGGAAAGACGACCACGCTCTACTCAGCCCTGCGCGAGCTGAACACCGCGGACGTCAAGATCCTGACCAGCGAAGACCCGGTCGAGTACGACATCGACGGCTTGGTGCAGTGCCAGATTCGGGCGGACATCGGCCTGACCTTCGCCCGCTGCCTGCGCTCGTTTCTGCGGCAGGACCCGGACATCATCCTGGTGGGCGAGATTCGCGACCTGGAGACGGCCCAGATTTCGATCCAGTCGTCGCTGACGGGGCACCTGGTTTTCAGCACGCTGCACACCAACGACGCGCCCAGCTCGATCGCCCGCCTGCTTGACCTGGGGCTGGAGCCGTTCCTGGTGACGGCGACGCTCGAAGCGGTCGTGGCCCAGCGGCTGGTGCGGAAGGTGTGCACCAATTGCAAGGAAGAGTACACGCCGACCGAGCAGCAACTGATGGAGCTGGCGCTGACGCCCGAGGACGTGAAGGGGCGGACGTTCTTCTACGGCCAGGGCTGCGAATACTGCAACAACACCGGCTACCGCGGGCGGCTGGCGATTTTTGAGATGATGATCGCCGACGATGAAATCCGCGAGCTGATCATGAAGCACGCCTCGACGGCCGTGCTGCGCCAGGAAGCCCGCAAACGCGGCATGCGCACGCTGCGCGAGTCGGGGCTGATGGCGATCTACGACGGCGTGACGACCATCGAAGAAGTCGTCCGCGAGACGCTGGCCGAGGAATTAGGGTAG
- the cotA gene encoding Spore coat protein A, whose product MSFRNPAGLAAAAVLSAACFAIPAAADVLVLQPVKDNTMLDSAPDWSNGAGIHTFAGRTNIGGVHRGLTQFDISGIRPGSTITAVSLQLYMSKTRAGGANVTLHRLTASWGEATSNAEGEEGALAPAATNDATWNHRFYPATAWTSPGGDFIATASATTNVGGTNGYYTWSSAGLVADVQGWLNNPGTNFGWIIRGNEGSNGSSKRFDTREAGAGFRPILTVTFTPPPGACCIAGNTCVSVSEANCATQGGTYQGDGSLCTPNPCVQPMGACCFPNGSCSIRTSGNCAPFGGTYQGDGASCTPNPCPPPTGACCFPNSSCSVLTQPGCTTQGGTYRGNFVACTVGLCPMLLEPFVDPLPLPAVAQPASGQAGGAAHYNIAITEFSQQLHRDLPATRLWGYGGTYPGPTIEARRDLPVTVTWVNDLRDAQGNLRTTHYLPVDPCMHGPDMTGSMPMTVTHLHGARVRPDSDGYPEASFAPGESSTLYTYPNIQQAATLWYHDHALGLTRLNVFMGLAGFYLLRDAEEDALNIPRGEYEIPLAIQDRTFNTDGSLRYLAQWNDHFFGELMLVNGKVWPYLNVKRGKYRFRLLDGSNSRVLTLSLSNGATFWQIGTDNGLVAAPLALTSITLAPGERADIVIDFAPLAPGTQVILQNSAPAPYPGTPGVGVIPNVMKFIVGAQAGDTDPLPASLVPFSPISDVAASKRRTLNLRSGFDPNCGHDMWTINDLLWDDITEYPRHGTTEVWSWVNRSGVVHPMHMHLEPQQLLDRQDFVIVDGQVVPSGPRVPPAPYEVGWKDTFQALPNQITRVIMYFNTYTGKYPYHCHVLEHEDHEMMRQFVVVLEGDLDCDEAVTVLDINPFILALSNPAQYVIQYPDCEINAADANRDGQINVLDINRFVQILSEQ is encoded by the coding sequence ATGTCATTCAGGAATCCTGCCGGCCTCGCGGCGGCGGCCGTGCTGTCGGCGGCGTGTTTTGCCATCCCCGCGGCTGCCGACGTGCTCGTCCTGCAGCCGGTGAAAGACAACACGATGCTCGACTCCGCGCCGGATTGGAGCAACGGCGCCGGGATCCACACATTCGCCGGCCGCACCAACATCGGCGGCGTGCACCGCGGATTGACGCAGTTTGACATTTCCGGAATCAGACCCGGTTCGACCATCACCGCCGTCTCGCTCCAGCTTTACATGTCCAAAACCCGCGCCGGCGGGGCGAACGTCACGCTGCACCGCCTCACGGCTTCGTGGGGCGAGGCGACGTCCAACGCCGAGGGCGAAGAAGGCGCGCTGGCGCCCGCCGCGACGAACGACGCCACGTGGAATCACCGCTTCTATCCCGCCACCGCCTGGACAAGCCCCGGCGGCGATTTTATTGCGACCGCCAGCGCCACCACGAATGTCGGGGGCACGAACGGCTACTACACGTGGTCTTCCGCCGGCCTCGTGGCGGATGTCCAGGGCTGGTTGAACAACCCGGGCACGAATTTCGGTTGGATCATCCGCGGAAACGAAGGGTCGAACGGCTCGTCCAAACGGTTTGACACGCGCGAGGCCGGCGCCGGCTTTCGCCCCATCCTGACCGTGACCTTCACCCCCCCGCCCGGAGCGTGCTGCATCGCGGGAAACACGTGCGTCTCGGTGAGCGAGGCGAATTGTGCCACGCAGGGCGGCACCTACCAGGGCGACGGATCGCTTTGCACGCCCAACCCGTGCGTGCAGCCCATGGGCGCCTGCTGCTTCCCCAACGGCTCGTGCAGCATTCGCACCAGCGGCAACTGCGCGCCCTTCGGCGGCACGTACCAGGGCGACGGAGCGAGCTGCACGCCCAACCCCTGCCCGCCGCCCACCGGCGCGTGTTGCTTCCCCAATAGCAGTTGCAGCGTGCTGACGCAGCCGGGCTGCACCACGCAGGGCGGGACCTATCGCGGCAATTTCGTGGCGTGCACGGTCGGGCTATGCCCCATGCTGCTTGAGCCGTTCGTCGATCCGCTGCCGCTGCCGGCCGTGGCACAGCCCGCCAGCGGGCAGGCGGGCGGCGCCGCCCACTACAACATCGCCATCACCGAGTTTTCGCAGCAATTGCACCGCGATCTTCCGGCGACGCGCCTGTGGGGTTACGGCGGCACGTATCCGGGGCCGACCATCGAGGCGCGGCGCGATCTGCCGGTGACGGTGACGTGGGTCAATGATCTGCGTGACGCCCAGGGCAATCTGCGCACCACGCACTATCTGCCGGTCGATCCGTGCATGCACGGACCGGACATGACCGGTTCTATGCCGATGACGGTCACGCACCTGCACGGGGCGCGGGTTCGCCCGGACAGCGACGGGTATCCGGAGGCCAGCTTCGCGCCCGGCGAATCGTCGACGCTCTACACCTATCCCAACATCCAGCAGGCGGCGACGCTCTGGTATCACGATCATGCCCTGGGGCTTACGCGGCTGAACGTCTTCATGGGACTGGCCGGGTTCTACCTGCTGCGCGACGCGGAAGAAGACGCGCTGAATATCCCCCGCGGCGAATATGAAATCCCGCTGGCGATCCAGGACCGCACCTTCAACACCGACGGCTCGCTGCGCTACCTGGCGCAGTGGAACGACCATTTCTTCGGCGAGCTGATGCTGGTGAACGGAAAGGTCTGGCCCTACCTGAATGTGAAGCGCGGCAAGTACCGCTTCCGCCTGCTGGACGGCTCCAACTCGCGCGTCCTGACCCTCTCGCTCTCGAACGGAGCGACGTTCTGGCAGATCGGGACGGACAACGGTCTGGTGGCCGCTCCGCTGGCCCTGACCAGCATCACCCTGGCGCCCGGCGAACGGGCCGACATCGTCATCGACTTCGCCCCGCTCGCGCCGGGGACGCAGGTTATCCTGCAGAACTCGGCCCCGGCCCCCTACCCGGGCACGCCCGGCGTGGGCGTCATTCCAAACGTGATGAAATTCATCGTCGGCGCGCAGGCCGGCGACACCGATCCGCTGCCCGCCTCGCTCGTGCCGTTCTCGCCGATCTCGGACGTGGCGGCTTCGAAGCGGCGAACGCTGAACCTGCGAAGTGGATTTGACCCCAATTGCGGCCACGACATGTGGACCATCAACGACCTGCTCTGGGACGACATCACCGAGTATCCGCGGCACGGCACCACGGAAGTATGGTCCTGGGTCAACCGCTCCGGTGTGGTCCACCCGATGCACATGCATCTGGAGCCGCAGCAGCTTCTGGATCGGCAGGATTTCGTGATCGTGGACGGCCAGGTCGTGCCCTCCGGGCCGCGCGTGCCGCCGGCGCCCTACGAAGTGGGCTGGAAGGACACGTTCCAGGCCCTGCCCAACCAGATCACGCGCGTGATCATGTACTTCAACACGTACACCGGGAAATACCCCTATCACTGCCACGTGCTCGAGCACGAGGACCACGAGATGATGCGGCAGTTCGTCGTGGTTCTGGAGGGCGATCTGGACTGCGACGAAGCAGTCACGGTTCTCGATATCAACCCGTTCATTCTGGCGCTGAGCAATCCGGCTCAGTACGTGATCCAGTACCCGGACTGCGAGATCAACGCGGCGGACGCGAACCGGGACGGGCAGATCAACGTGCTGGACATCAACCGGTTCGTGCAGATTCTCTCGGAGCAGTAG
- a CDS encoding Peptidase family S41, with the protein MIFRRALVQLLAAAVLIPALSAQAAAEDVNWSDDLTALVEGLATKHLNPFFKIKREEFEAAAGKLRDRLPDLPAWQIPVEIQRLVAMIGDAHTGVGSPARPLTRQYPLVLAWLSDGVFVAATTEPHAGLLKARLLRVGDKSVDDAAKAVVPFAAVENRASFERVAARHLAVPEYLKAGGVIDDMDAAAFAFRTADGKELSITLTPSASVSAAEWKIAPADDVTKQSPSRRRQRDTYGFHLIPDSKAIYVWYDQCTSAAFKSIPDWSKETLTAIDENNVERVVFDLRRNGGGNSALLAPMLVGLQSRETIARPGGLVILIGRNTFSSAELNAEALRRIDGAILMGYPTGQKPNAYGEVKTFTLPSSKLVVQYSTKFFKRTDEDVESLMPDVRVEMASADFFAGGDVVLDAALSWRPPATQPDRE; encoded by the coding sequence ATGATCTTTCGCAGAGCGCTGGTTCAACTCCTGGCCGCCGCCGTCCTCATTCCGGCGCTGTCCGCACAGGCAGCGGCGGAGGACGTTAACTGGTCTGACGACCTCACCGCGCTGGTCGAGGGGCTCGCCACCAAGCACCTCAATCCTTTCTTCAAGATCAAACGGGAGGAGTTCGAAGCCGCCGCCGGCAAGCTGCGCGACCGGCTGCCCGACCTGCCCGCGTGGCAGATCCCGGTCGAGATTCAGCGGCTGGTCGCCATGATCGGCGATGCGCATACGGGTGTCGGCTCGCCCGCCCGGCCGCTCACACGGCAGTATCCACTCGTGCTGGCATGGCTGAGCGACGGCGTCTTTGTCGCGGCGACGACTGAGCCGCACGCCGGCCTGCTGAAGGCGCGCCTGCTGCGCGTGGGCGACAAGAGCGTCGACGATGCGGCCAAGGCGGTCGTGCCGTTCGCCGCCGTCGAGAACCGCGCGTCATTCGAACGCGTCGCCGCACGGCACCTGGCGGTTCCGGAGTACCTTAAGGCCGGCGGCGTGATCGATGACATGGACGCCGCCGCGTTCGCGTTTCGCACGGCCGACGGAAAGGAACTGAGTATCACGCTGACGCCGTCTGCGTCGGTATCGGCTGCGGAGTGGAAGATCGCACCGGCGGATGACGTGACGAAGCAGTCGCCGTCGCGGCGTCGGCAGCGGGATACGTATGGCTTCCACCTGATTCCCGATTCAAAAGCGATCTACGTCTGGTACGACCAATGCACGAGCGCCGCGTTCAAATCGATCCCGGACTGGTCGAAGGAAACGCTGACCGCCATTGACGAAAACAACGTCGAACGCGTGGTCTTCGATTTGCGCCGCAACGGCGGAGGAAATTCGGCGCTGCTGGCGCCGATGCTGGTCGGGCTGCAGAGCCGTGAAACCATCGCCCGGCCCGGCGGCCTCGTGATCCTGATCGGGCGCAACACGTTTTCTTCCGCCGAGCTGAACGCTGAAGCGCTTCGCCGCATCGACGGGGCGATCCTCATGGGCTACCCCACGGGTCAGAAGCCGAACGCCTATGGCGAGGTGAAGACGTTCACGCTGCCCAGCTCGAAGCTGGTCGTCCAGTACTCGACCAAGTTCTTCAAGCGGACGGACGAAGACGTGGAGTCTTTGATGCCCGACGTGCGCGTCGAGATGGCGTCGGCGGATTTCTTTGCCGGAGGCGACGTGGTGCTCGACGCAGCGCTCTCCTGGCGCCCGCCGGCGACGCAGCCGGACCGCGAGTGA
- a CDS encoding Uracil DNA glycosylase superfamily protein produces MLPAFESVGTAPGAARLTVIRDDPSLPPVGTRELSEKDAAEALAELDRSHVRGCRKCVLHERRTQTVFGVGRARPDIVFVGEGPGQDEDEQGFPFVGKAGQLLTRMIAAMTLTREQVYICNIVKCRPPGNRTPVEEEMAACSPYLLRQLAILRPKVIVALGRPASQSLLATTIPISKLRGRLQDFPPPELAGLGLPAAKIMPTFHPAYLLRVPGEKAKAWEDLQEVMRFLGLKPSSL; encoded by the coding sequence ATGCTCCCCGCGTTTGAATCCGTCGGCACGGCGCCCGGCGCCGCGCGACTGACGGTGATCCGCGATGATCCATCGTTGCCGCCGGTCGGCACACGCGAACTGAGCGAAAAGGATGCAGCCGAGGCTCTGGCGGAGCTGGATCGAAGCCATGTCCGCGGCTGCCGCAAGTGCGTGCTGCACGAGCGCCGCACGCAGACGGTCTTCGGCGTCGGGCGCGCCCGGCCGGACATCGTCTTCGTCGGCGAGGGCCCCGGCCAGGACGAGGACGAGCAGGGGTTCCCGTTCGTGGGCAAGGCCGGGCAGCTTCTGACGCGCATGATCGCGGCCATGACGCTGACGCGCGAGCAGGTGTACATCTGCAACATCGTCAAGTGCCGCCCGCCGGGCAATCGCACGCCGGTCGAGGAGGAGATGGCCGCTTGCTCGCCCTACCTGCTGCGTCAGCTCGCGATTCTGCGGCCGAAGGTGATTGTGGCGCTGGGCCGTCCGGCGTCGCAGTCGCTGCTGGCGACGACCATTCCCATTTCCAAGCTCCGCGGGCGCTTGCAGGATTTTCCGCCGCCGGAGCTGGCCGGGCTGGGCCTGCCGGCGGCGAAGATCATGCCGACGTTTCACCCGGCCTATCTGCTGCGTGTTCCGGGTGAAAAGGCCAAGGCGTGGGAGGATTTGCAGGAAGTGATGCGGTTTCTCGGGCTAAAACCGTCGTCGTTATAG
- a CDS encoding PilZ domain protein: MRVPCLLRIADADGRREFVGTTVNVSSSGLAIQAAAAPGVGARVEVQIARFNEPPLVFAGRVAHLRRILGDEFEIGLAGFAL, translated from the coding sequence ATGCGCGTTCCCTGTTTGCTGCGGATCGCCGATGCGGACGGGCGCCGCGAGTTCGTCGGGACGACTGTGAATGTCTCATCTTCGGGGCTGGCGATTCAGGCCGCGGCCGCGCCGGGCGTCGGCGCACGGGTCGAGGTGCAGATCGCGCGTTTCAATGAGCCGCCGCTGGTATTTGCGGGTCGGGTGGCGCACCTGCGCCGCATTCTGGGTGACGAATTCGAGATCGGGTTGGCGGGGTTCGCGCTCTGA